In a genomic window of Sulfurimonas denitrificans DSM 1251:
- a CDS encoding ATP-dependent zinc protease family protein, whose translation MLKKKIIGTKEIISIPDLELYDLDVKIDTGADSNALHCDDIFIDEQQIVHFKLLDEIHEAYHGKKISLPLYEMKKVKSSNGEVQHRPSIKVKVDFFGKSYLTVISLTNRSDMKYPMLIGRKFLAKRFLVDVSQEYLTKQTK comes from the coding sequence ATGTTAAAAAAGAAAATTATTGGTACAAAAGAGATTATATCAATACCCGATTTAGAGCTTTATGATCTTGATGTAAAAATTGACACTGGAGCTGATTCAAATGCTTTGCACTGCGATGATATTTTTATAGATGAACAACAGATTGTTCATTTTAAATTGCTTGATGAAATTCATGAAGCATATCATGGCAAAAAAATATCGCTTCCTCTATATGAGATGAAAAAAGTAAAAAGTTCAAACGGCGAGGTTCAACACAGACCATCGATCAAAGTAAAAGTTGATTTTTTTGGAAAAAGTTACCTTACAGTTATATCTTTGACAAATCGCTCAGATATGAAATACCCAATGCTCATAGGAAGAAAGTTTTTAGCAAAAAGATTTTTAGTTGATGTTTCGCAAGAATATCTCACAAAACAGACAAAATAA
- a CDS encoding group III truncated hemoglobin, whose product MLNSEVTKENLNKMVLLFYSKVLKDSVVAPFFIEKLGDDMKNEKWRPHLELLTNFWASIALGDSAYRGSPFAPHLDIKGISREAFQGWLRLFYETQDSIYVPEIADFFKNRSTLIAGNFMRNLGV is encoded by the coding sequence ATGTTAAACAGTGAAGTTACAAAAGAAAATTTAAACAAGATGGTGCTTTTATTTTATTCAAAAGTTTTAAAAGACAGCGTTGTCGCTCCTTTTTTTATTGAAAAATTGGGAGATGATATGAAAAATGAGAAATGGCGTCCTCATTTGGAGCTTTTAACAAATTTTTGGGCTTCTATTGCTTTGGGTGATAGTGCTTACAGAGGTAGTCCTTTTGCGCCTCATTTAGATATTAAAGGTATCTCAAGAGAAGCATTTCAGGGGTGGCTAAGGCTATTTTACGAAACTCAAGATAGTATATATGTTCCAGAGATAGCTGACTTTTTCAAAAATAGAAGCACTCTGATAGCTGGTAATTTTATGAGAAATTTAGGAGTTTAA
- a CDS encoding mechanosensitive ion channel family protein, giving the protein MKKTAYFIIGLSLLFSLLHAQDFTYFEKEKNIWLQVYSNQLKAQALDSDIKALERSIKEAGTKKKIELNQLLQLQTSKKKILDELPQSFDTMLEKITVESVKDINLIEYLFTSQKGKFNIQTQRLKILKQEFDDAVAFLTKELATTESQENRDFFKEYQLKKALDFFENASGLLENKEEVLKRTKQSYMSELEAYKQTQLPIHIIKIAILFLIFLLFNLLKYFITKKIDNEDRLFRIKRVLNITFFLLILLMLIIFNISNIVYAATLIGVIAAAITISMKEYLQSMATWFHLSFGNSLKVGDRILIQTNNNQIIGEVINISLFQVTLYESINNTTALDLKRSGRTVFIPNNFFVTNYVYNYTHDRMKTIYDLLEFKIPFTCDTKRVEDLVTEVTLEATEKYMEIALKQFSSLRKRYDMRSREFRPRIHFIPDTKSSCFILYIWYAAPYHQIMELKSQLSQKIVKKLQENEIEFCSN; this is encoded by the coding sequence ATGAAAAAAACAGCATATTTTATAATTGGCTTGAGCCTTTTATTTTCACTCTTACATGCACAAGATTTTACATATTTTGAAAAAGAGAAAAATATATGGCTTCAGGTATATAGCAACCAGCTAAAAGCACAAGCCCTTGATAGCGATATTAAAGCGCTAGAGAGAAGCATAAAAGAGGCAGGAACTAAGAAAAAAATAGAATTAAACCAACTACTTCAACTTCAAACTAGTAAGAAAAAAATCCTCGATGAACTGCCTCAATCTTTTGATACTATGCTAGAGAAGATTACAGTTGAGAGTGTTAAAGATATAAATTTAATAGAGTATCTATTTACAAGTCAAAAAGGTAAATTTAACATACAAACTCAACGTTTAAAGATTTTAAAGCAAGAGTTCGATGATGCTGTTGCCTTTTTAACAAAAGAGTTAGCAACAACAGAGTCTCAAGAGAATAGAGATTTTTTTAAAGAGTACCAATTAAAAAAAGCCCTAGATTTTTTTGAAAATGCAAGTGGATTGCTTGAGAACAAAGAAGAGGTTTTAAAACGTACAAAACAGAGCTATATGAGCGAATTAGAGGCATACAAACAGACTCAACTTCCGATTCATATAATTAAAATTGCTATCTTATTTTTAATATTTCTACTCTTTAATCTCCTCAAGTACTTTATAACAAAAAAAATAGATAATGAGGATCGCCTCTTTAGAATAAAGCGTGTACTAAACATAACTTTTTTTCTACTTATTTTGCTTATGTTAATTATTTTCAACATAAGCAATATTGTCTATGCAGCGACACTTATCGGTGTTATTGCAGCTGCTATTACTATTAGCATGAAGGAGTATCTCCAAAGCATGGCAACTTGGTTTCACCTCTCTTTTGGAAACTCCCTAAAAGTTGGAGACAGGATTCTCATACAAACAAATAACAACCAAATCATAGGAGAGGTTATAAATATTTCACTATTTCAAGTTACCCTTTATGAGAGCATAAATAACACAACTGCCCTAGATTTAAAGCGCTCAGGAAGGACAGTTTTTATACCAAACAACTTTTTTGTAACAAACTATGTCTATAACTACACACATGACAGGATGAAAACTATCTATGACCTTTTAGAGTTTAAAATTCCTTTTACATGTGATACAAAGAGAGTAGAAGATTTGGTAACAGAGGTGACACTAGAGGCAACAGAAAAATATATGGAAATTGCTTTAAAACAGTTTTCAAGTTTACGAAAAAGATATGATATGCGCTCTCGTGAATTTAGACCTCGTATCCATTTTATTCCAGATACGAAAAGTTCATGTTTTATTTTATATATTTGGTATGCTGCTCCTTATCATCAAATAATGGAGCTAAAATCTCAACTAAGTCAAAAAATTGTAAAAAAATTACAAGAAAATGAAATCGAATTTTGCTCCAATTAG
- the uvrB gene encoding excinuclease ABC subunit UvrB, whose amino-acid sequence MKNQPNFKVVSPYQPAGDQPEAIKILSDSILKGNRYQALEGVTGSGKTHTMARVIENVKMPTIIMTHNKTLAAQLYSEFRQFFPNNHVEYFVSYYDYYQPEAYIPRQDLFIEKDSAINDELERLRLSSTANLLSYDDVIVVASVSANYGLGDPEEYENMVQSVAIGDVIAQKKLLLRLVEMGYSRNDSYFDSGHIRVNGESLDIFPPYFEQEAIRIEFFGDEIEAIYTFDTIDNKKLEEHKQFTIYATSQFSVRQEKLAVAIKRIEEELDDRLAYFKKEGKLVEHQRLKQRVEFDLEMLQTTGMCKGIENYSRLLTEKKIGEAPYTLLDYFALHHKEYLVIVDESHVSLPQYRGMYAGDRARKEVLVEYGFRLPSALDNRPLMLDEYINKAPHYLFVSATPSKYELELSAVKAEQIIRPTGLLDPVIEIKPSTNQVEDIHDEIKKITLKNERVLITVLTKKMAEALTKYLADLGIRVEYMHSDIDTIQRNQIIRSLRQGEFDVLIGINLLREGLDLPEVSLVAIMDADKEGFLRSETSLIQTIGRGARNSNGRVILYANKITTSMQKAIDTTNARREIQDKHNKIHGITPTTTIRKLDENLKVEEYGDIYQKNKKMDKMPASERKAMVTQLSLKMKEAARELNFEEAARLRDEIAKIKKL is encoded by the coding sequence ATGAAAAATCAGCCAAATTTTAAAGTTGTATCTCCTTATCAGCCAGCAGGAGACCAGCCAGAAGCCATAAAAATACTTAGTGACTCTATCCTCAAAGGAAATCGTTATCAGGCTCTAGAGGGCGTAACTGGTAGCGGTAAAACCCACACTATGGCGCGGGTTATAGAAAATGTGAAGATGCCGACCATCATCATGACGCATAACAAAACACTCGCTGCACAGTTGTACTCGGAGTTTCGTCAATTTTTCCCAAACAATCATGTTGAGTACTTTGTCTCCTACTATGATTACTACCAGCCTGAGGCTTATATTCCGCGCCAAGATCTCTTTATAGAAAAAGACAGTGCGATAAACGATGAACTTGAGCGCCTTCGCCTCTCTTCTACTGCAAATCTGCTTAGTTATGATGATGTTATAGTTGTAGCTTCTGTATCTGCAAACTATGGTCTTGGTGACCCAGAGGAGTATGAAAATATGGTGCAATCAGTCGCAATCGGAGATGTGATTGCGCAGAAAAAACTTCTCTTACGACTTGTTGAGATGGGTTACTCGCGAAATGACAGCTATTTTGATAGTGGACATATTCGTGTAAACGGAGAGTCATTAGATATTTTTCCTCCATATTTTGAGCAAGAAGCTATTCGCATAGAGTTTTTTGGAGATGAGATAGAAGCTATCTATACTTTCGACACAATTGATAATAAAAAACTCGAAGAACATAAGCAGTTTACTATATATGCAACTTCGCAATTTAGTGTGCGTCAAGAGAAGTTGGCAGTCGCAATAAAACGCATTGAAGAGGAACTTGATGATAGACTTGCTTACTTTAAAAAAGAGGGAAAACTTGTAGAGCATCAACGACTAAAACAGAGAGTTGAGTTTGATTTAGAGATGCTTCAGACTACTGGAATGTGCAAAGGAATTGAGAACTACTCAAGACTTTTAACTGAAAAGAAAATAGGTGAAGCACCATACACTCTACTTGATTATTTTGCGCTGCACCATAAAGAGTATCTAGTTATTGTAGATGAATCACATGTATCGCTTCCGCAGTATAGAGGTATGTATGCAGGAGATCGTGCAAGAAAAGAGGTTTTAGTTGAGTATGGTTTTAGACTTCCAAGCGCACTTGATAACCGCCCTTTAATGCTTGATGAGTATATAAATAAAGCTCCGCACTATCTTTTTGTCTCAGCGACACCCTCAAAATATGAACTGGAACTCTCAGCAGTAAAAGCTGAGCAGATTATACGCCCAACTGGACTTTTAGACCCTGTTATAGAGATAAAGCCATCTACAAATCAAGTAGAAGACATACATGATGAGATAAAAAAAATCACTCTTAAAAATGAGAGGGTTTTAATCACTGTTCTTACAAAAAAGATGGCAGAAGCTCTAACCAAATATCTCGCAGATTTGGGTATAAGAGTTGAGTACATGCACTCAGATATAGATACAATTCAAAGAAATCAGATAATCCGCTCTCTTCGTCAAGGAGAATTTGATGTTCTTATTGGGATAAACCTTTTGCGTGAAGGCTTAGACCTGCCAGAGGTGAGTTTAGTAGCTATTATGGATGCCGATAAAGAGGGCTTTTTAAGAAGTGAGACATCTCTTATACAAACCATCGGCAGAGGGGCTAGAAATTCAAACGGAAGAGTTATTTTATATGCAAACAAGATAACCACCTCTATGCAAAAGGCGATTGATACAACAAATGCTAGAAGAGAGATTCAAGATAAACACAATAAAATCCATGGTATCACTCCAACTACAACTATCCGCAAGTTAGATGAAAATCTAAAAGTTGAAGAGTATGGTGATATTTACCAAAAAAATAAAAAAATGGATAAAATGCCTGCTTCAGAAAGAAAAGCAATGGTTACGCAACTCTCTTTAAAGATGAAAGAAGCAGCACGTGAGCTTAACTTTGAAGAGGCAGCACGCTTACGTGATGAAATAGCAAAAATAAAAAAATTATAA
- a CDS encoding radical SAM/SPASM domain-containing protein, whose translation MQFHRVHIEVTNICGLACSFCPPKANPSKTMTLEFFEKVLQELTPYTKTLAFHVMGDPLLLSNLHEYLDIAKRYNFQVELTTSGYYLCKHKPETLFHEAVRQLNISLNSFNKNSLNISFEEFIKHILDVCSQKIENFPIPFINLRLWNLDDICSEDTYNRLIFEKLNSFFDITIDSELIHKEKIKSLRIAPKILLNFDSYFEWPSLNSTHNSHSTCYGLSSHIGILANGTVVPCCLDGDGVINLGNLHEESLKNILTSKRATAIIDGFKGHIAVEELCKKCSYKDRFLNS comes from the coding sequence ATGCAGTTTCATCGTGTTCATATTGAAGTAACAAATATTTGCGGTCTTGCATGTAGTTTCTGCCCTCCAAAAGCAAATCCGTCAAAAACTATGACCCTAGAGTTTTTTGAAAAAGTTCTGCAAGAGCTTACACCATATACAAAAACACTCGCTTTTCATGTTATGGGAGACCCTCTGCTTCTCTCAAATCTGCATGAGTACCTTGACATTGCCAAGAGATACAATTTTCAAGTAGAGTTGACAACAAGCGGTTACTACCTCTGTAAACACAAGCCAGAAACACTATTTCATGAAGCAGTTCGCCAACTAAATATCTCACTCAACAGTTTCAACAAGAATAGCCTAAATATCAGCTTTGAAGAGTTCATAAAACATATTTTAGATGTATGTTCACAAAAAATAGAGAACTTTCCCATACCTTTTATAAATCTTCGTCTTTGGAATCTTGATGATATTTGCTCTGAAGATACATATAACAGACTTATTTTTGAAAAACTAAACTCTTTTTTTGATATAACTATCGATAGTGAGCTGATACATAAAGAGAAGATAAAATCTCTGCGCATAGCTCCAAAAATATTACTTAACTTTGATAGCTATTTTGAGTGGCCATCACTTAACTCCACACATAACTCTCACTCTACATGCTATGGGCTTTCCTCGCATATAGGTATACTCGCAAACGGAACTGTTGTACCTTGCTGCTTAGATGGAGATGGCGTTATAAACCTTGGCAACTTGCATGAAGAGAGTCTAAAAAATATACTCACTTCAAAAAGAGCAACAGCTATAATAGATGGCTTTAAAGGGCATATTGCGGTTGAAGAGCTATGCAAAAAATGCAGCTATAAAGATAGATTTTTAAACTCCTAA
- a CDS encoding peptidase M42, translated as MELFYDILKQLIRIPSVVGSEQPFFMFIKRELEERAIKVEYYDGVLVAKGERPHSGYISAHADRHGLVCTGHNEFQYAAFIAKNKADLTGDSNSEQLLHNFTARFVAERVQAYQPYSGTYLGLGAIKDAFLCERRNNIIFKIDGFDYLTPGMPIAFMDKLDIKDDLISAQLDNVISVAMIIYMYAIGYQGTAFFTASEEAGRSWRFLLEWFRRFDIKTDELLVLDTSPYPTLEELRSIDIVLRHRDSNAVFRSPLKNKIKKIALKEKINFNFKDTYLKNKMQKNNAVRSLGTTELGRLIFATKGEIQGTTLQIPTIGYHTVNETTTKRAVESMIKVLQKLYIS; from the coding sequence ATGGAACTATTTTACGATATATTAAAACAACTAATAAGAATACCTAGTGTAGTAGGCTCTGAGCAACCTTTTTTTATGTTTATAAAAAGAGAGCTTGAGGAACGCGCTATAAAAGTTGAATACTATGATGGTGTTCTTGTAGCAAAAGGGGAACGTCCTCATAGTGGATATATTTCAGCTCATGCCGATAGACATGGACTTGTATGTACTGGGCATAATGAGTTTCAATATGCAGCATTTATCGCAAAAAACAAGGCAGATTTGACAGGCGATTCAAATTCAGAACAGCTTTTACACAACTTTACTGCTAGATTTGTTGCTGAGAGAGTTCAAGCATATCAGCCATACTCTGGCACTTATTTAGGGCTTGGTGCAATAAAGGACGCTTTTCTTTGTGAGAGAAGAAACAATATTATTTTTAAGATTGATGGTTTTGATTATCTAACTCCAGGTATGCCAATAGCATTTATGGACAAACTCGATATTAAAGATGATTTAATCTCCGCACAACTAGACAATGTAATAAGTGTAGCTATGATTATCTACATGTACGCCATTGGTTATCAAGGCACAGCTTTTTTCACCGCTTCTGAGGAGGCTGGGCGAAGTTGGAGATTTTTGCTAGAGTGGTTTAGACGCTTTGACATAAAAACAGATGAGCTTTTAGTTCTAGACACTAGCCCTTACCCTACGCTTGAAGAGCTTAGAAGTATAGATATAGTCCTAAGACATAGAGATTCAAATGCTGTTTTTAGATCTCCACTGAAAAACAAAATTAAAAAAATAGCTCTCAAAGAGAAGATAAACTTCAATTTTAAAGACACATACTTAAAAAATAAAATGCAAAAAAACAATGCTGTTCGCTCACTTGGAACTACTGAACTTGGAAGACTTATTTTTGCAACAAAAGGGGAGATTCAAGGCACAACACTTCAAATTCCAACAATTGGCTATCATACAGTAAATGAGACAACTACAAAAAGAGCAGTTGAGAGTATGATTAAAGTTTTGCAAAAACTATATATCTCTTAA
- a CDS encoding succinylglutamate desuccinylase/aspartoacylase family protein has translation MSNSKFILYGQEIPRGVSLSINLELPKLYNTPTKLPIHVIRGRKNGPTIFISAAIHGDELNGIEIIRRLRKLAILKNIRGTIILVPIVNIYGIMTLSRYLPDRRDLNRSFPGSTHGSLASRVAKIFFDEIVRKCDLGIDLHTASIHKSNLPQIRTNINNEYIFNLAKAFQAPVILHSELRDGSLRAVAQDEGIPILLYEAGEALRFDEKCIRIGVNGIINVLRESGMLTKVMKKAEKNPPIVTKNSQWIRSIESGMLRTIKALGDTVRQDEIIAFIDEALGDSSFELRAPFDGVIIGKSEIPLVQEGDAVFHIAKFRNLEVAEDRIEYFNENTIELSEFFELNNEEIIE, from the coding sequence TTGTCTAATTCAAAATTTATTTTATATGGCCAAGAGATTCCCAGAGGTGTATCTCTTAGCATAAATCTTGAACTTCCAAAACTCTATAACACACCGACAAAATTGCCTATACATGTAATTAGGGGCAGAAAAAATGGTCCTACTATATTTATTAGCGCTGCGATTCATGGGGATGAGTTAAACGGCATAGAGATTATAAGACGTCTTAGAAAATTGGCGATTTTAAAAAATATACGAGGTACTATTATCCTTGTCCCTATTGTAAACATTTATGGAATTATGACTTTATCTAGATATTTGCCTGATAGAAGAGATTTAAACAGAAGCTTCCCTGGAAGTACTCATGGCTCTTTAGCAAGCAGGGTTGCTAAAATATTTTTTGATGAGATAGTAAGAAAGTGTGATTTGGGTATAGATTTGCATACTGCTTCCATACATAAATCAAACCTCCCTCAAATAAGAACAAACATAAACAACGAATACATATTTAATCTTGCTAAAGCGTTTCAAGCACCTGTAATTTTACACTCTGAACTAAGAGATGGCTCGCTGCGTGCTGTTGCACAAGATGAGGGGATTCCTATACTTTTATATGAGGCAGGAGAGGCACTAAGGTTTGATGAGAAGTGCATTAGAATCGGTGTCAATGGTATAATCAATGTGTTAAGAGAGAGCGGAATGCTAACAAAGGTGATGAAAAAAGCTGAGAAAAATCCTCCAATCGTGACTAAAAACAGCCAGTGGATACGCTCCATCGAGAGTGGCATGTTAAGAACTATCAAAGCATTAGGTGACACTGTACGACAAGATGAGATAATTGCGTTTATTGATGAAGCTTTAGGAGATAGCAGCTTTGAGTTAAGAGCGCCATTTGATGGAGTCATCATTGGAAAGTCTGAGATTCCCCTTGTACAAGAAGGTGATGCTGTTTTTCACATTGCAAAATTTAGAAATCTTGAGGTTGCAGAGGATAGAATCGAATATTTCAACGAAAATACAATTGAACTTAGTGAATTTTTTGAACTTAACAATGAAGAGATAATAGAGTAG
- a CDS encoding magnesium transporter CorA family protein, with amino-acid sequence MNIVKLVDTLHLEDLKNPMHPSIFDENDSYDMLIIRLPIIEEKLELISVGFIITHDNSYYYIREEEIFEELGNRFEAPYKILDTTIDNLLKSFETYRDLIIDMEEALYLNKTKKSFINRWLELKRTIVRVERVLMHASSTMDKMIEYYTDTKDFPINHYMDLHEHLERTLHSAKLQLSKLDYLYNFHSAQTNEKMNHLIYILTIISAIFLPLNLVVGFFGMNTSGLPFSEGLSGTGSVGIFMIFLSIFMLGVIYFVKKRV; translated from the coding sequence GTGAATATAGTTAAATTAGTAGATACACTTCACTTGGAAGATTTAAAAAACCCTATGCATCCATCTATATTTGATGAAAATGATAGCTATGACATGTTAATCATAAGATTGCCTATTATAGAAGAAAAGCTTGAGCTTATCTCTGTTGGTTTTATTATTACACACGATAATAGCTACTATTACATAAGAGAAGAGGAGATTTTTGAGGAGCTTGGAAATCGTTTTGAAGCACCTTATAAAATCTTAGATACAACTATAGATAATCTCTTAAAATCTTTTGAAACATATCGTGATTTGATTATTGACATGGAAGAAGCGCTCTATCTAAACAAAACAAAAAAATCTTTCATAAATAGGTGGCTTGAATTAAAACGTACTATTGTAAGAGTTGAGAGAGTGCTAATGCATGCATCTTCAACAATGGATAAGATGATTGAGTACTATACAGATACTAAAGATTTCCCAATAAATCACTATATGGATTTACATGAACATCTTGAGAGAACTCTTCACTCAGCAAAACTTCAACTCTCAAAGCTAGACTATCTTTATAACTTTCATAGTGCACAAACAAATGAAAAGATGAACCATCTTATCTATATTTTAACAATAATTTCTGCAATTTTTTTACCACTCAATTTGGTTGTAGGTTTTTTTGGAATGAATACAAGCGGATTGCCATTCTCTGAGGGGCTCTCTGGAACAGGTAGTGTTGGGATTTTTATGATATTTTTATCAATTTTCATGCTTGGGGTCATCTATTTTGTGAAGAAAAGAGTTTAA
- a CDS encoding DedA family protein translates to MEDTFSNLATYGYIGLFLYSLGGGFVAIIAAGVMSFMGKMDLSLSITIAFIANALGDFLLFYMARYQKSMMMEGLRKHRRKLALAHIMMKKNGSWIILIQKFVYGIKTLIPIAIGLTKYDFKRFAILNILSAGVWALIFGLGSYYSGGFLMSIAEAITQKPWIAPIILVVFGGALWLYLTQATKRKIKK, encoded by the coding sequence ATGGAAGATACATTTAGTAATTTGGCAACTTATGGATATATAGGACTTTTTCTATATTCACTAGGTGGTGGTTTTGTGGCAATTATAGCTGCTGGAGTTATGTCTTTTATGGGAAAGATGGATTTATCTCTCTCTATAACAATAGCATTTATTGCTAATGCGCTTGGAGATTTTTTACTATTTTATATGGCAAGGTACCAAAAAAGCATGATGATGGAAGGGCTTAGAAAACATAGAAGAAAATTGGCTCTTGCACATATTATGATGAAAAAAAATGGCTCATGGATTATTTTAATTCAAAAGTTTGTTTATGGCATAAAAACACTTATCCCAATAGCTATTGGACTTACAAAATATGATTTTAAAAGATTTGCAATTTTAAATATTTTAAGTGCTGGAGTTTGGGCTCTGATTTTTGGCTTAGGAAGTTATTACTCTGGTGGATTTTTAATGAGCATTGCCGAAGCAATAACACAAAAACCGTGGATAGCACCTATAATACTTGTTGTCTTTGGCGGAGCTTTATGGCTATATTTGACACAAGCTACCAAAAGAAAAATTAAAAAATAA
- the rimK gene encoding 30S ribosomal protein S6--L-glutamate ligase gives MRIYILSRNKELYSTKRLVQAAQERGWEARVIDYLKCSIEIMKDELKVNYLGKELPTPDAIIPRIGASRTFYGTAMVRHFEMMDVFSATGSLAIKRSRDKLRSLQILSKNGVDMPKTVFASNKSNAKDVIELSGGAPLVLKILEGTQGVGVVLVDSEKAAKSVLDAFYGMDVNLLVQEYIEEAGGADIRVFIVGGKIIGAMKRQGAEGDFRSNLHQGGSATAHKLTKKEKETALAAAKAMGLGICGVDMIQSNRGPLVMEVNSSPGLEGIEKSTKIDIAGKIMEYIAKNIDPKCKINPEKRKIKKDSIGA, from the coding sequence ATGAGAATTTACATATTATCAAGAAACAAAGAGCTATATTCAACAAAAAGATTAGTTCAAGCAGCACAAGAGAGAGGTTGGGAAGCAAGAGTTATAGATTATTTAAAATGCAGCATTGAGATAATGAAAGATGAGTTAAAAGTCAATTATTTGGGAAAAGAGCTTCCCACTCCAGATGCAATAATCCCTAGAATTGGTGCTAGTAGAACATTTTATGGAACTGCAATGGTAAGACATTTTGAGATGATGGATGTCTTTAGTGCAACTGGCTCGCTTGCTATAAAAAGAAGCAGAGACAAGCTCAGAAGTCTTCAAATACTCTCCAAAAATGGTGTTGATATGCCAAAAACAGTTTTTGCTTCCAATAAATCAAATGCAAAAGATGTGATTGAGCTTAGCGGTGGTGCTCCACTTGTACTAAAGATACTAGAGGGCACTCAAGGGGTAGGTGTTGTTTTAGTAGATAGTGAAAAAGCTGCCAAATCTGTGCTCGATGCATTTTATGGAATGGATGTTAATCTACTTGTTCAAGAGTATATTGAAGAAGCAGGCGGAGCGGATATAAGAGTCTTTATTGTTGGTGGAAAAATAATTGGAGCGATGAAGCGACAAGGTGCGGAGGGTGATTTTAGATCAAACCTTCATCAAGGCGGAAGTGCTACTGCACACAAACTTACTAAAAAAGAGAAAGAGACAGCACTTGCAGCTGCTAAAGCTATGGGGCTTGGAATCTGTGGAGTGGATATGATTCAATCAAACAGAGGTCCACTTGTTATGGAAGTAAACTCTTCTCCTGGACTAGAGGGGATTGAGAAATCTACAAAAATTGATATTGCTGGAAAAATTATGGAGTATATTGCAAAAAACATAGACCCTAAATGCAAAATAAATCCAGAAAAAAGAAAAATTAAAAAAGATAGCATTGGAGCTTAA
- the proB gene encoding glutamate 5-kinase, producing MNRIVIKVGTAVLTQDNNIAKERMLNLVTLIAKLRERYDVVLVTSGAVAAGYSALKLDKRKQIGKKALAAAGQPILMTAYKKKFDIYDITTAQILLTEDDFDSRKRTKMFQEIIDAHLENGILPIVNENDITSTPEQLFGDNDQLSANVAHAVESELLVILSDIDGYYDKNPQEFKDAKIYKVVNEIPQNLLADISTPNNEFATGGIVTKLKAADFLIKNGRKMFLCNGFNLSAAESYLLEGKHILGTLFEPKKS from the coding sequence ATGAACAGAATTGTTATAAAAGTTGGAACGGCAGTTTTAACGCAGGACAATAATATTGCCAAGGAGCGTATGCTCAATCTTGTAACATTGATTGCCAAACTAAGAGAGAGGTATGATGTAGTTTTGGTGACATCAGGAGCGGTCGCTGCTGGGTACTCCGCACTTAAATTAGATAAAAGAAAACAGATTGGAAAAAAAGCTTTAGCAGCGGCTGGTCAGCCTATTCTAATGACGGCTTATAAAAAGAAATTTGATATTTATGATATCACAACGGCACAAATTTTACTCACAGAGGATGATTTTGACTCAAGAAAAAGAACAAAAATGTTTCAAGAGATTATTGATGCTCATTTAGAAAATGGTATTTTGCCAATTGTAAATGAGAATGATATAACTTCTACCCCTGAGCAACTCTTTGGCGATAATGATCAGCTCTCTGCAAATGTTGCGCATGCTGTTGAATCAGAGTTGCTAGTTATTCTTAGTGATATTGATGGCTATTATGATAAAAATCCTCAAGAGTTCAAAGATGCTAAAATCTATAAAGTTGTAAATGAAATCCCACAAAATCTGCTAGCTGATATATCAACACCAAACAATGAGTTTGCAACTGGTGGGATAGTGACAAAACTAAAAGCTGCTGATTTTTTGATAAAAAACGGACGCAAAATGTTTTTGTGTAATGGATTCAACCTTAGCGCTGCAGAGTCGTATTTACTGGAAGGCAAACATATACTTGGAACTCTTTTTGAGCCAAAAAAGAGTTGA